TGCCCCCTCAGAGATCgcctcacaaggcattaatttatattggaaaccactgcaaatgtgttgaaaaaatgagtgaacttggtcttttagAAAGCAAGCTGGGGCTGCACGCCCACCCATCCacagctcaggctgctataagctgagaagcttctCTATTAGTGGCAGCTTGTAACTTCTCGTCTTCTGTAGTTTTTGGCTCACTAACGTTGCTcagtttgtttcttttttatcTCTTATCTTAgtgcttttacttgttttatggttagttatcttttaatgtaattttatgccTTACTTTTGTTTGTGTTATTTGcttttagctttatattttactcctTTGCTGTCTTTGTGTGAGTCTTTGGCTTTCCTGTACGGCACTTTGGTTAGTTGCCATGCTAttttaaaatgtgctttataaataaactggtatggtatggtatagagcCACTGCTTCACCAGCCCGGAGAGGTGAGAGGTGCTCCTCTCCAtagttccccatttgtgacatcataaatgaGGACTTTTTGTTAAGGCTTATTTTAGGCTCATAATTACTAAAACCAAACGTTGACAGAAAATGTTAAACCGGAGCCATGCAGCTTTATTGAGAAGCTGCTCTATAAAGCATGACCTGCCAATGAGTTATTTAAAAAATGCACTTTGTCTGCCTCATTTTTAAACGCTACTGTGGTCTTAAGAGGCCATGGGTTTATCACTTtccttggagaaaaaataaactaATCATAGGGAACCTCAGCGTCCCAGACCAGTATTAAGCTTAGCTAATCActgagctctatcggtttggggGGCAGGATGATAGAACAGAGCGGAACAAGATGGCGGCGGCTTgtttaaaatggctttggcatcatcattggaccatttagacttgggcaagagcagacagaggtaaGTCCTCTACAGTAGCTCCTCATTAGTCGTGGGAGTTGTATTCTAAAAcagaaaaaatgcaaatgactaaATCTGCTAAGTAGTCAGCTTTatagttttacaattattatagatGTTTGCAGCGTGCGGAGCTACTATTGAGGTcactcacacaaaaacacaccagaACGTCAGTTTTTCTCCGTCGCTCTCGCTGCCTCGGCCCAAGTCTCTTGTCGTTATGTTGTAGAGACTCGCGTCTCCTTCTGCGCAGAAGCGCTAATTGCTAATGCGCTCCAGCCGTGGCACATCGGGCTCCCGCCGACACAGctgctctcctctcctccgcAGACGTGCTCGTTCCAGAGCACCGCCACAATGTTTTAAGGCTGTAAAACCCCTCACTACACTTTTCTCCGACAGGTaataacattttcacactttTTTCACTTGTTTAAACCCTCCCAAAGTTAAAAACTTTATACATTTGGATGCTGAGCAATATGCTGTTAAAAAAAGCATGCAAAATTGCACAAACATTATCTGCAAAACTGCAAGGCTGCAAAAGGTAAATTGCATTGTAGTGACGGACCActgtatttagaaaaaggatgtatttgcgtcttctttgaGTGACTGTGATTacatcacgttgtttgttgtccaataacaTGCAGAAACAGTTTGTAAATCAATCGTAGATCCTGCCCCAGGACTGAGCTCTCTCTATGGGCCATGACTGTATATTCACTTACACAGGGTGGCTGGCCAGGCtaattaaaatgtattatttGAAAATTACAAACAGTTATCTGTTTTCGTAAATGGACTCTTTAAACAGAACCAATTTGTTTAAACCAAGAGCAAACTAAATAaaagctgctgcagcctcttaaaCAGGTGAGTACCATCAGGTTTTATAACTTCAATCCTCCTGAGTATTTGGATTATGCCCAATTTAGAGggatgaaaacaaaagaaaggctTGAAATCACAAACAGCATGATGCCAACATGGAGATGAAGCAAAGCGGAGCTAACAACACATCCCTATGTTGTGTGTCCATTTTACGTGTGTGAAGAGTCCTTGAACAAGGACACTTGATTTGGCGTGTCGTCCTGCGTATGTGCAAGCTGACAATTGAACGACATTTCTAGAAGGAATTAGCGGTACTGTGATCTCTTCACCAAACAAATCtaaagctttaaaaaaaaaagagaaaaatctgGTTTCCTGACATCACATGGCCAAGTCTGCACGGAGACTTTACATGTTCTTGCATCATCACACTTTTTTAATTGAGCTTCGTCTGCCTCTTCCTGTCCTCCGTTTTGTATCTTCCTGCAGTCCCAGAACTCTTCTCCTCTTCATCATGGTGAAGGATGCTGCATAGACACACTCACGTGAACTGATTAGGATTTCATTCCTGTTTTAGTTTCAGCTCTGCTCTGGCAAAAGAATCGATAGAGACAATGGAAAGCTGAAAAGAGAAGTTCGGGGAAATCAATCTCAGCTCACAGTCAAGGTGAGAAATGCACTTGCTTGGGTGCTCATAAAACCAGCTTCCACGACGAAGACCATCCTATAAGAAGGGGAGGGGTGGGTTATGACACCTGCATCAGTGAGGGGAAAAGCTGGGGAGGCTCAACTCTGATCAATATTTCATGTCTAACATAAAGCTGTTGCACAGGTCATCTCGTTTTTGTGAAATAAGTCTCTCTGCAAGCCGAGGGAAGTCAGTAGGTTTCAAAAAGAATACGAGcagacaaataataaaaaaaactgaaaaaaaggaTTCTGTGTCCCTCACGTTGgttctgtttttattgttttggtAAATGTAAACACGACAGGAAACAAAAAACTCAGTTTTGTCAGATTTATTCATATGAAAATAATATAACAATAATAAGAacataattttaaactgcattaatCTTTTCAATATCATATCAAGGGCTGTCCCtgcgtaaaaaataaaaacatcatattgAAACAGCTGTTTTGAGATTATTTGACGTTTTTGGAAGTAGAATTCAGTCAGAACAAAGGCAGTCATGCAAAATGACTTTGTTTCATGTTACTTGTGGAACCGcagcaacacttaagagaattttGGTGACAATTTGCAGAAATTCTTTGGGGAAAAGAAACCGAAACATAAATTCAGCCCTGATTCATTTGCGTAATAAAGGGGCTGGGAATCTAGATATTATACCAGTTACATCACTACACAACGTCCCATCTCTCACCATCCAATCTATTTAAAAAGGTGCAATAAGTGATCTTTTCTGTGTTATTAATTGTGACACACTAGTCTAACCTGCTAATCATCATAAAATGATGCTTGCACTTCTAATATCCCCCCTGAATAGTGAATAACAAAGCATGGGTGGTATACTATAGGAAAACATGAATGAATTAGATCCAATCCCTCTACGTTTTCTATATTTTGGATGATAAGGTCTGTTATTCTTAGCTGCTTGATGCATCATGTAACCCTGAACAGCTCTGCAGCTCAGCCGACCTGCGGAAAGTCGGTCAGAGGAACAACGTTACGTTTTTACGAAGAGTTGGTCCGAAGTGGCAGGTACAGTTAAGGAATGTGCTTGCGTGTAACCTTTTGATTGTCAAACACTGAAACCTACCTGCCGTCTGTGATGGTGTCAGTAAGGTGCAGACAAGCGCCGTTTTTCTATTCTGTGAGGAAAGCAGGAGCGTCCCAGCTGCTCGGAGGACGAGCCACTAACGGGTTAAAAGACTGACGTGCTCGAGGCCCACGAGAGGTGGCTGGCCTTGCAGTCATTACGCTGAAGTGATGTGTGTGGGTGGAGTCGGGATCGTGTGCTTTTCTGCCACTTGAATGCTGAATTAGACTAAAGTCTGACAAGctgtgcatcatcatcatcatcatcacacaaacacaccatCTTTATTCATACATAAACTAACTTTAGCAATATTCCTACTGAATATTCTCTATCATGTATTCATACCTTCCTTTGAAGAGCCCTATACTCTACTCTTTTGACTCTTTTTCCACAAATAAAGGAGGTCCTTTTTTCATGTCCACTGTGCATTTACTCAATATTCCTGTGCTTTCTCCTTGATTCCAGTTTCAGAAATTATTTCCATGCAGGGAAATTGGACAGAGAGGATGTGTGAAACTGTGGGCGTACGATCCTCGGCAACCTGCAGGAAAGCAAATTCAGGCTGAATCAAACCCCGCAGAAGCAgtgggttgttgttttttttactcccGGTGGGTCCATGTAAAGTAAATCCTGGTGGATTACTCTCGGTTATACGACTCAACTCTGTGGATCTTCCTCGCAGCGGGAGTCCACGTTGGCTACACAGTTGTTTCGATCTTTTCAATGATCTCTATGGTAGATTTGGACGGGGAGAGAAGAGAACAGTCATCCTGATCCCAGAGGCTTCCTGGGCTCGAGTTTTCATCTGTGCTCAGCTCATCATCCTCGCTTCCCTCCTCACAGGACTCCAGATAGTGCAGACCCAGCGCGTTGATGCCAGAGTCCTCCGAACTGGATGGGGAAGAGCAGTGATCCATTTTGGGGGCTTTTAACTTTTCAACAGCGGAGAGGTGCTTCTGTTCACTGTGGACCTGTTGGACTGGCGGCACAGGAGCCGGTGTGGGTTGCTGAGGCTCAACTGGCTGCTGTGGTGGACTGGGAATAGGAGGTATTTGAGGCGTAGCTGGAGCAGGTGGTTGAGGAGTAGGAGGTCGAGGCGGTTCTGGTAAGGGAGGCGGGGGTCGCTGCACGTAGCACATCTTCCCATTGATCCTTTTGACAATGTAGTCGTCCACAAACAGGTCAGCGATGACGCAGTATTTGGGCGACTCTAGATGCGGTGGAGACTGGAAGCTGGGCGCCAGTTTCAGGAAACGCTCAGCCAGAGAGATGGATAGGTCGATGGTGTTGCTGCACTCGGAACCGACGGGCGGCACGGCGGTGCTCGGCAGCTGGCACACGTTGGTCATTGGCTGGTAAACATATTTgcctaaaagtaaagaaaaagaagaaaattttTGAGTCAATCCTTCATTTTGCGTCAAACAAGACAAACTTTCCTCAAAACCTTTTTATCAGTCACTCTCCAGATTTTCAGAATGTCTTTAAAAGTTTTTCTCTTGACTTTTGAAGCCTATTTTTCCCTTTCATTGTCAGCCTAGTCCTTGTACGTGGCCATTTTCAAATGTTTTATGTTTGTTAAAGTGGACCTATTTCTtatttcaacacatctgcagtgttctctagtataAGTGAATGCCTGGTGCTCCTGTGTCAGGAAGTATGAGTTGAGGTAGCAGAAGATGGCAGCATTTTGAgtcttgctcattaatattcatgatgtgCAAAAATCTCTCCTCTAATTGTCTAACtttaacgtgactctaccactgactgtgttttctttgcaacattgatggtttacctccacaaatgacacaagcctggaggcgttctgccatgttgtgtagTTGCTAAcgttaacggttagcttctactacccaagacgttctctgctgtttcctggacgctcaaGCTTAGATGCTGTTGATTTAATCGGCATCCTAATCAATCACGAGCTTGCATACTCCGTctcgacggatgtttagaaaagtgggcttgactccgtccatccttgcgagcctgtgtgtctccgcactgacacaaaagcataaactaggcttaaaccaacaacagctttccctgttgcgagccaagatgggtgaatccatgaatgtaaagtgacagtgtgattcAGAAGCTAATCATGCAGGAAATAGGAGCAGAAGATGATGGTAGAAGATTATTTTTTTTACGTTCAGCCTGTATGTTAAACTCAGAGcgcctgatcattttc
This sequence is a window from Nothobranchius furzeri strain GRZ-AD chromosome 14, NfurGRZ-RIMD1, whole genome shotgun sequence. Protein-coding genes within it:
- the LOC139061491 gene encoding UPF0524 protein C3orf70 homolog B-like isoform X3 is translated as MAASGAHKCPKSEKLDEAQALAKSCAGRPDFLPCDGLSICATHSHGKCFKLHWCCHLGWCHCKYVYQPMTNVCQLPSTAVPPVGSECSNTIDLSISLAERFLKLAPSFQSPPHLESPKYCVIADLFVDDYIVKRINGKMCYVQRPPPPLPEPPRPPTPQPPAPATPQIPPIPSPPQQPVEPQQPTPAPVPPVQQVHSEQKHLSAVEKLKAPKMDHCSSPSSSEDSGINALGLHYLESCEEGSEDDELSTDENSSPGSLWDQDDCSLLSPSKSTIEIIEKIETTV